In the Malania oleifera isolate guangnan ecotype guangnan chromosome 1, ASM2987363v1, whole genome shotgun sequence genome, one interval contains:
- the LOC131168102 gene encoding uncharacterized protein LOC131168102, giving the protein MGQVISNFISSLLDGAKEKESSSGLKLLISQPDLESQSNSGSSSAFHRHSPLIPSAKLDLWGDSCRDLGNTNGALPPFLVVDSNYALDTSLKTSPPITSPCSDASASVSFHATSPLCLDSSSDSGPTASWRQKVLFPQPKSNGGFDLFMVTPKIWSEEDDLQIYPPKIDLCIDTSVNDAFHQGLVGTPLSSGSGDTSVVGSEQFVVVDSNIQVEEYDLGGRQVSPHPQKTKGRKSKGPKKRIEPKKEEEVNLCKQVVVKEKWIKHYSNQHKILLVGEGDFSFSACLALAFGSATNMIATSLNSVEFLTGNYGKALDNIRELKVRGCEVMHGVDATKMKYHGMLKQKIFDRIIFNFPHAGFSQNESQESQICRHQKLVRLFLKNAKKLISGEGEIHISHKSNGFHSQWKLEELASNLGLRTIGKVRFQLTDYLGYNTKYGYGGDKNFNCYPSKTYKFGP; this is encoded by the exons GATCAAGCTCTGCCTTCCACCGCCATAGCCCTCTAATTCCTTCAGCGAAGTTGGACTTGTGGGGCGATTCATGCAGGGATTTGGGCAATACTAATGGTGCATTGCCTCCATTTTTGGTGGTTGATTCAAATTATGCATTGGATACAAGCCTAAAGACTTCTCCGCCAATCACCAGTCCATGTAGCGATGCGAGCGCAAGTGTTTCTTTTCACGCAACTTCTCCACTGTGCTTAGACTCGAGTAGTGATTCTGGACCAACTGCTTCTTGGCGCCAGAAGGTGCTGTTTCCCCAACCAAAAAGTAATGGTGGTTTTGATCTGTTTATGGTTACTCCGAAGATCTGGTCTGAAGAAGATGACTTGCAGATTTATCCACCAAAGATTGACTTGTGCATTGACACAAGTGTAAATGATGCATTCCATCAAGGCTTAGTGGGTACCCCGCTAAGCTCGGGTTCGGGTGACACTAGTGTCGTTGGTTCTGAACAGTTCGTGGTTGTTGATTCAAACATCCAAGTTGAAGAATATGACTTGGGTGGGAGGCAAGTTTCTCCACATCCTCAAAAGACCAAAGGAAGAAAGAGTAAAGGGCCAAAAAAAAGAATTGAACCCAAGAAGGAAGAGGAGGTAAACCTATGCAAACAAGTTGTCGTAAAGGAAAAATGGATTAAGCACTACAGCAATCAGCACAAGATACTTCTGGTGGGGGAAGGAGACTTCTCATTCTCTGCTTGTTTGGCCCTGGCTTTTGGATCTGCTACTAACATGATTGCAACTTCTCTCAACTCCGTAG AGTTTTTGACTGGAAACTATGGGAAAGCCCTGGACAACATCAGAGAGTTGAAGGTTAGGGGATGCGAAGTAATGCATGGAGTGGATGCCACCAAGATGAAATACCACGGCATGCTCAAGCAAAAGATATTTGATCGAATCATTTTTAATTTCCCGCATGCAGGCTTTTCCCAGAATGAATCGCAGGAGTCCCAGATTTG CCGACATCAAAAACTGGTGCGCCTATTCTTGAAGAATGCTAAGAAACTGATCTCAGGCGAGGGGGAAATTCACATTTCGCACAAATCAAACGGTTTCCATAGCCAGTGGAAATTAGAAGAATTGGCTTCGAATCTCGGTCTCCGAACTATTGGTAAGGTGCGATTTCAGCTGACGGACTATCTGGGCTACAACACTAAATATGGCTATGGTGGTGACAAGAACTTCAACTGCTACCCCAGCAAAACTTACAAATTTGGACCTTAA